The Sebaldella sp. S0638 genome has a window encoding:
- a CDS encoding GIY-YIG nuclease family protein, with protein sequence MHYVYIVKCSDKTYYTGYTNDLEKRLFAHNAGKGAKYTRNRIPVEIVYFEEYEDKSEAMKREYAIKRLTRVQKEKLIKSKKAFSGE encoded by the coding sequence ATGCATTATGTATATATAGTAAAATGTTCTGATAAAACTTACTATACAGGGTATACAAACGATCTGGAAAAACGCCTTTTTGCACATAATGCGGGAAAAGGTGCCAAATACACCAGAAACAGAATTCCTGTGGAAATAGTATATTTTGAAGAATATGAAGATAAATCTGAAGCTATGAAAAGAGAGTACGCAATAAAGCGGCTTACAAGAGTTCAGAAAGAAAAGCTGATAAAATCTAAAAAGGCATTTTCAGGAGAATAA
- the ruvC gene encoding crossover junction endodeoxyribonuclease RuvC, with protein sequence MIVLGVDPGTAIVGYSVIEYEKSKYRVLDYGCIYTDKDEDMPVRLEKIYDGLDGLVKIWKPQDMAVEELYFFKNQKTVIKVGQARGVITLCGQKNSLDLYSYTPLQVKMGIAGYGRADKKQIQEMVKVILGLDEIPKPDDAADALAIAITHINSKAGFGSFSRGDNLSKKLGKLDGNKISVSEYKKLMGLKK encoded by the coding sequence ATGATAGTATTAGGTGTCGATCCCGGAACAGCAATAGTAGGCTACTCGGTAATCGAATATGAAAAAAGTAAATACAGGGTACTGGATTACGGCTGTATTTATACAGATAAAGATGAGGATATGCCTGTAAGACTGGAAAAAATATATGACGGGCTGGACGGGCTTGTAAAAATCTGGAAACCTCAGGATATGGCCGTGGAAGAACTCTACTTTTTCAAAAACCAGAAAACGGTAATAAAAGTAGGGCAGGCAAGAGGAGTAATTACTCTTTGCGGTCAGAAGAACAGTCTTGATTTGTATAGTTATACACCTTTGCAGGTGAAAATGGGAATAGCAGGCTATGGAAGAGCTGACAAAAAACAGATACAGGAGATGGTAAAGGTAATTCTCGGTCTTGATGAAATACCAAAACCTGACGATGCTGCTGATGCTTTGGCTATCGCCATTACTCATATAAACTCCAAAGCTGGTTTCGGAAGTTTTTCCAGAGGAGATAATTTATCAAAAAAACTTGGGAAACTTGATGGTAACAAAATAAGCGTTTCTGAATATAAAAAACTAATGGGGCTGAAAAAATGA
- a CDS encoding tRNA (cytidine(34)-2'-O)-methyltransferase gives MNIVLLNPEIPYNTGNIARTCVLTGTGLHLIKPLGFSLDEKQIRRAGLDYWKDVKLTVWDSLTELMESNKNAKFYFATTKTRQRYTDPVYGEDDYIVFGPESRGVPEEILLENKENCITIPMLPKGRSLNLSNSAAVILYEALRQNEFRMRDI, from the coding sequence ATGAACATAGTATTATTAAATCCGGAAATCCCTTATAATACGGGGAATATTGCACGGACATGTGTATTGACCGGAACCGGGCTGCATTTAATAAAGCCGCTTGGTTTTTCACTTGACGAAAAGCAAATAAGACGGGCGGGACTGGACTACTGGAAAGATGTAAAGCTTACTGTCTGGGATAGTCTCACTGAATTAATGGAAAGCAACAAAAATGCGAAATTTTATTTTGCCACGACAAAAACCAGACAGAGATATACGGATCCTGTTTACGGAGAAGACGACTACATAGTGTTTGGTCCGGAATCAAGAGGTGTACCTGAGGAAATTCTTCTGGAAAATAAAGAGAACTGCATTACGATACCAATGCTGCCAAAAGGAAGGTCACTGAATCTGTCTAACTCAGCAGCAGTCATATTGTATGAAGCACTCAGG